A single genomic interval of Trueperaceae bacterium harbors:
- a CDS encoding ammonium transporter, with amino-acid sequence MDRSMWTKTRSLPRVAAALLLPFLAAAAAQPEATPVQGPTAAPDPATTGWLLVSAGLVLFMVTGLALFYGGLVRRKNVLNTMMMSFVCLGIVALGWVFFGYSIAYAPGSTFLGGPAHFFLSGIGLAGEGVPAVLDVAFQGGFAIVAAALVSGAVVERMSFSAYTIFIALWSVLVYAPLAHWAWGGGIFDDLFGRSVIDFAGGTVVHVNAAVSALVLALLVGKRRDYGLRAMLPHQIPLALIGAGILWFGWFGFNGGSAYAADGYAALAFLNTLLAPAATLVAWMLLDTFRTGKVTAVGLATAIVVGLVAITPGAGVMSPMAAVLTGAAAALPCYLAIGWRARSRVDDSLDVFAAHGVGGITGALLTGLFASVAWGSPVEGGLAQLATQALGVVISIVFSASGTLLIAAAVSLVVPLRTEDGQEAVGLDIPLHGEEGYSDGEGALLIPVVSSSKAAEIAGTATRALGGRA; translated from the coding sequence ATGGATCGGTCTATGTGGACGAAGACTCGCTCACTCCCTCGGGTCGCAGCCGCGCTCCTGCTGCCCTTCCTCGCCGCGGCGGCCGCACAGCCCGAGGCGACACCTGTACAGGGACCGACCGCAGCACCGGACCCGGCCACGACCGGTTGGCTGCTCGTCTCGGCCGGCCTCGTACTCTTCATGGTCACCGGTCTCGCCCTCTTCTACGGGGGGCTGGTGCGCCGGAAGAACGTGCTCAACACGATGATGATGAGCTTCGTGTGCCTCGGGATCGTCGCGCTCGGCTGGGTCTTCTTCGGTTACAGCATCGCTTACGCCCCAGGGAGCACGTTCCTTGGCGGACCCGCCCACTTCTTCCTGAGTGGGATCGGTCTGGCCGGCGAAGGGGTACCGGCCGTACTCGACGTCGCCTTCCAGGGAGGATTCGCGATCGTAGCCGCTGCCCTCGTCTCCGGGGCGGTGGTGGAGCGGATGAGTTTCTCGGCCTACACGATCTTCATCGCTCTCTGGAGCGTGCTCGTCTACGCCCCTCTGGCCCACTGGGCGTGGGGCGGGGGGATCTTCGACGACCTGTTCGGGCGAAGCGTGATCGATTTCGCCGGGGGCACGGTAGTGCACGTGAATGCGGCTGTGAGCGCCCTGGTGCTCGCGCTCCTCGTCGGTAAGAGGCGTGACTACGGACTGCGCGCGATGCTCCCCCACCAGATCCCCTTGGCGCTCATCGGCGCCGGCATCCTCTGGTTCGGCTGGTTCGGCTTCAACGGCGGCAGCGCCTACGCGGCCGACGGATACGCAGCCCTGGCGTTCCTCAACACCCTGCTCGCGCCGGCCGCGACCCTGGTCGCCTGGATGCTTCTCGACACCTTCCGGACCGGCAAGGTCACCGCGGTCGGCCTCGCCACCGCGATCGTCGTTGGGCTGGTCGCGATCACCCCGGGAGCCGGGGTCATGAGCCCGATGGCCGCCGTCCTCACCGGCGCGGCAGCGGCTCTGCCCTGCTACCTGGCCATAGGTTGGCGCGCCAGGAGTCGAGTCGACGACTCGCTCGACGTCTTCGCCGCCCACGGCGTAGGGGGTATAACCGGCGCCCTCCTCACCGGCCTCTTCGCCTCGGTCGCCTGGGGTTCTCCGGTCGAGGGCGGGTTGGCCCAGCTCGCAACCCAGGCCCTTGGCGTAGTCATCTCCATCGTCTTCAGTGCCTCGGGTACGTTGCTGATCGCCGCAGCCGTCTCGCTGGTGGTTCCGCTCCGGACCGAGGACGGGCAGGAAGCGGTCGGCCTCGACATTCCTCTCCATGGCGAGGAGGGGTACAGCGACGGCGAAGGGGCCCTGCTGATACCGGTGGTCAGCTCGAGCAAGGCCGCCGAGATCGCCGGGACCGCCACTCGGGCGCTGGGTGGCCGGGCATGA